TTTGCTATTTTCATCTGCTTCTCTTCACACCTATTCTCGGGCAATATCTGCTTATCAGGCATTTTGAGCAGAATGGAGAGACTGGAACGCATATATTCTGCCCGAATTGGACAAAAAGCTCGTTTAAGTCATACCAGTATTTTTTTGGGATTATTTTTTCAAGCTCTATTTGGGTTTTTTCCGGTGTTTTTGCATTTACCCATCCAAGCCTATTGGAAATCTGATGAACGTGCGTATCAACGGGAATGCGGTCTGGCTTATTGTATCCGTAAACAACAACGATTGAGGCTGTTTTCGGCCCAACACCCTTTAATTTTATCAGCTCATCAAATGTATCTGGAA
The DNA window shown above is from Candidatus Woesearchaeota archaeon and carries:
- a CDS encoding endonuclease III produces the protein MAETKNIGIIMQLLKKESKSWKHPFVSEWGRIVRDPFTTLISCLLSLRTKDETTARASIKLLKKYNTPEKILKLSAKKIEKLIYPVGFYRTKAKRIKEICRVLIKEYKSKVPDTFDELIKLKGVGPKTASIVVVYGYNKPDRIPVDTHVHQISNRLGWVNAKTPEKTQIELEKIIPKKYWYDLNELFVQFGQNICVPVSPFCSKCLISRYCPRIGVKRSR